The segment TCCTATCTGTTCATTTTTATTAGCACCCTTTTTTTTCAATAAGATTGTAAGTCAGTTTGGCCCCCAGGCAGTGGCGGGGTATGGAGTAGCATATCGTATTCAGACTATGGTGATCCTTCCTGCGATTTCCCTGGGAGCTGCTTTGGGAATCCTATTAAATCACAACCTAGGTGCGGGAAGAAACGAACAGATCTATTCTATCTTTGTAAAGGGAATACTAAATACCTTGGGAATATATACGGTGATTTCGGCTTTGGTCTATTTGTTCAGACAACAAATAGCCAGTTCGATGATTGAAGATACGTTGATTCAAAAGTATACATCAGGTTATCTGGAAATCGTAGGCCTTTCATATGTTCTGTTCGGAGTCATTCTTACTACCATCATTGCTTTAGAACAAATAAACAAGGGGGTGCTCTCTCTCATCATCCATTTGCTCTATTTTTTCATTTCCATTACTGTCAGTTGGATTCTAACTGTATTGTTTAGGGAAATCTCATATTTTTATTGGACCATCTCAATAACGAATGTAGTAGGTGGTATCATAGGAATAATGTTTATTCTGTCTTTGATGAGAAAAGAATATAGGAAATTAGGTAAAGAAGACAAACAAATAGCAGGTTAGGTATGGATTGTTGTACATACGGAGCGGATTGAATTCTTTTTTATTGGTTGGCATAAAAGGGAGAGTGAATAAAAGTGTCTACAGACCCGATATGGAGAACAAGGTGGAATCTAGGCAGTCTGGAATATGAGATCACAAAGAAAGAAAATTTAAGCGTGGGATCGATTATTCAATCATTGTGTACATTGGTTGAAAGAGAGATCGGACAGATGGCGACAGTGGAAATCTATACACATACCTTGGGGGATGATACAGCGTTTCAAGCAGACCTGACAGAGGAAGGTCGGAAAGAAGAGCTGTATCAGTATGTGAAAGAAGAGAGAGATTTGAACTATATTGAAATGTATGTAACGTTACATGCTTATGATGATCAAGGCGGCCAGGTCAAGCTGCCAAATGGGATTCAAATGGATTTGGATGTATATGATGACGTAGATTATCATTTATTGGAAATTAAGATCAACACCGACATATTCGCACCGTTTTACTATGAGGAAAGCAGTCGTTCAATAGCAGTGGCGGAAAAGAATTTTCCTTTGTTAAAAGCTTTTCTTGAAGGTGTGGGAACATCTTTTGAAGGAGAGTGGGAAGAGCTTTTTATTCTACCCTATATGTACGGTTATTTTTGCGATCAAGGCTTTTATATAAGAGAAGAGGAAGAATATGATTGAATGGGATCGACAGAGAATGGAAATCGAAAGGCTTAGAATAGAGTACAAACAGAAGACTGATGTTGAAAGAGAACAATACTTTCAATCTCACATCATGCCCTATTTTCAAAAGAAGGTTCAAGAGTTGGAACATGGACTTAGAGGGAAAGAGGATCATGTCCAAGAAAAAGTATGGGGCAGTGGTGGATTGGTAAATAGTATTACTTCTCCCAGGTCAATTTTTGAAGTTAAACATGGTTATTTGGGGGAGTTTGAATTCCTACAAAGGAAAATCCTAATTGAAAAGGTACCGGTTGAGATCCTGCCGGAAAAACAAAACGTAAAACTGAAAGAAACTTCTTCTCATGAAAAGAACCCTGATTTTAAACTGATTCTAAAAGAGAAAAGCAAAGAGTTGATTACAGAAGTAAAATCACCTACAAGTGATGACATTAAAAGAGTTGGTCGTTTGGTGAAAAATGCAAATAACCAATATAAAAAGAGTTCCCTGGAAACAGAACATACTTTTCCGGAGAAATTTAAAATGTTTCCAGGTCGTACTCAGGGTTCTTTGGAAATTCAGTACAATGATAAACATGTAGCTGTGTTGGATGAGGCAGGGGTGAAAAAAATTGAAGAACAGATCCGAGAAGAGTTTTCACCCAATAAACACCGAGGTGTTGTCCAGGTAGGTGTGTATCGGAATCATGAGTTGGTTCTGGAGTTGCAACGAGACAGGCAAAATCAAATCGTAAAAACCTATCCGGTAAGGGAGCAGACGAAGGAGTTAGCGGCAACAGATCAAAGAAGTCAGCTGGATGTCTTGAAGGAGGTTGTGTCGGACAATAGGGAGAAATCCAAGGAAGTACAAAAAGTACTGAATCAAGGTAGGGAATTGGAACGGTGAAATTATAATGCAAAACAAAGCTATACTGTTTCTTATAATGATTTTGAAGTGTAAGTGATAAGAAGAGAAGGAACTCAACGATCCTCATTATGGGTAGGGTTGAATTAGTGGTTGGCATAAAAGGGAGAGTGAATAAAAGTGTCTACAGACCCGATATGGAGAACAAGGTGGAATCTAGGCAGTCTGGAATATGAGATCACAAAGAAAGAAAATTTAAGCGTGGGATCGATTATTCAATCATTGTGTACATTGGTTGAAAGAGAGATCGGACAGATGGCGACAGTGGAAATCTATACACATACCTTGGGGGATGATACAGCGTTTCAAGCAGACCTGACAGAGGAAGGTCGGAAAGAAGAGCTGTATCAGTATGTGAAGGAAGAGAGGGATTTGAACTATATTGAAATGTATGTAACGTTACATGCTTATGATGATCAAGGCGGCCAGGTCAAGCTGCCAAATGGGATTCAAATGGATTTGGATGTATATGATGACGTAGATTATCATTTATTGGAAATTAAGATCAACACCGACATATTCGCACCGTTTTACTATGAGGAAAGCAGTCGTTCATTGACAGTGGCGGAAAAGAACCTTCCCTTGTTAAAGAGTCTTCTCGAAGGAGTAGAGACAGTTTTTGAGGGGGAATGGGATCAAATTGATATTCCGCCGTATATGGATGATTACTTTTTGGAAAATGGACTACGTATTAAAATGGATGAAATCTGATGCTGTTTATTTTACCGAATCACAAGGGGAATCTAAATGGATTGGCAATCTGAGAGACGGAAAATTGACAGTATGATCAAGGAGTTCCGAAGGCAAAACGTGACGAACCTGAATCATTACTTTGATACACATATTCGGCCCTATTTTGAAAAGCGTATTGAAAAAATCAGACCAGGATTGAGGGGCAAATCCATAGATGAGAAGCTTTGGGGTGACGATGGTATAGTAAGAAGGATTTTTCATAAAAGGGAGGATACTAAGCATGGAGCCTTAGGAGAATTTGAATTCCTACAAAGGAAAATCCTAATTGAAAAGGTACCGGTTGAGATCCTGCCGGAAAAACAAAACGTAAAACTGAAAGAAACTTCTTCTCATGAAAAGAACCCTGATTTTAAACTGATTCTAAAAGAGAAAAGCAAAGAGTTGATTACAGAAGTAAAATCACCTACAAGTGATGACATTAAAAGAGTTGGTCGTTTGGTGAAAAATGCAAATAACCAATATAAAAAGAGTTCCCTGGAAACAGAACATACTTTTCCGGAGAAATTTAAAATGTTTCCAGGTCGTACTCAGGGTTCTTTGGAAATTCAGTACAATGATAAACATGTAGCTGTGTTGGATGAGGCAGGGGTGAAAAAAATTGAAGAACAGATCCGAGAAGAGTTTTCACCCAATAAACACCGAGGTGTTGTCCAGGTAGGTGTGTATCGGAATCATGAGTTGGTTCTGGAGTTGCAACGAGACAGGCAAAATCAAATCGTAAAAACCTATCCGGTAAGGGAGCAGACGAAGGAGTTAGCGGCAACAGATCAAAGAAGTCAGCTGGATGTCTTGAAGGAGGTTGTGTCGGACAATAGGGAGAAATCCAAGGAAGTACAAAAAGTACTGAATCAAGGTAGGGAATTGGAACGGTGAAATACATTACATATATCATACTTTGAATTAACTCACGTGGTTGCTGGTAAGACGTTTCATACCTAAGTGGGGTCTCATTATAAGGATCATTTCAATTGTTTTCGCATGCTATCATACTTATATTCCGAAGATTAGCTCTGAGTTTCCTCTGAAGCAGAAAAAACTCCGGCATGTGCCGGAGTTTTGCATTCCTTTGCTTTCTATTTGGTGTAGATAAAACAGTTTCAGTTATAGTTTACGCAACTTGACACCTGTAATGGTATGCTTGCTGCCTTTTTTAAGAATTAAATGGGCCCGGGGGCGGGTGGGGAGGATATTTTCCACCAGGTTAATACCGTTAATGTCTTTCCAGATCTGGGAAGATACCTCCACTGCCTCTTCCGAGGTCAAGGAAGCGTAACGGTGAAAATAGGATTCGGGCTTTTGAAAGGCGGTCTTCCGTAAAACTTGAAAGCGTTCTACATACCATCGGGCGATGTCCCTTTCATCAGCATCCACATAAATGGAAAAATCGAAGAAATCAGAGACGGACAGGGAAGGAGTTCCACACCCCCCGAAGGTTTGCAGGACGTTTAATCCCTCTACGATCAGGATGTCCGGCTTTTTTATCCGTTGCACCTGATTTTGTATAACGTCGTAGACAAGATGGGAATAGACCGGTGCTTCCACTTCCGGTCGGCCTGCTTTGACATCGGATAAAAAGCGGATCAATTTTTTCATCCGGTAACTCTCCGGAAATCCTTTCCGATTCATCAATCCTCTTTTTTTCAAAACGGCATTGGGATAAAGAAAGCCATCAGTTGTAACCAAGTCC is part of the Kroppenstedtia pulmonis genome and harbors:
- a CDS encoding MATE family efflux transporter, with the protein product MCSFLLAPFFFNKIVSQFGPQAVAGYGVAYRIQTMVILPAISLGAALGILLNHNLGAGRNEQIYSIFVKGILNTLGIYTVISALVYLFRQQIASSMIEDTLIQKYTSGYLEIVGLSYVLFGVILTTIIALEQINKGVLSLIIHLLYFFISITVSWILTVLFREISYFYWTISITNVVGGIIGIMFILSLMRKEYRKLGKEDKQIAG
- the coaA gene encoding type I pantothenate kinase, yielding MVDALHFSPYISFSREEWKSLRASVPLTLTQTQLDQLRGINERISLEDVSDIYLPLSRLLNLYVANNQDRYRTTQHFLGKLSDSTPYIIGIAGSVAVGKSTTARILQALLARWPNHPKVDLVTTDGFLYPNAVLKKRGLMNRKGFPESYRMKKLIRFLSDVKAGRPEVEAPVYSHLVYDVIQNQVQRIKKPDILIVEGLNVLQTFGGCGTPSLSVSDFFDFSIYVDADERDIARWYVERFQVLRKTAFQKPESYFHRYASLTSEEAVEVSSQIWKDINGINLVENILPTRPRAHLILKKGSKHTITGVKLRKL